The Anabas testudineus chromosome 5, fAnaTes1.2, whole genome shotgun sequence region AGTCAACACTTGGCTTTTAATTCAAAGTTTGTCATGTCCAATCAAAGAAACATGGTGACTTACGCATAATTACTTTGTGCTAGTGAACATCAACATGTGCAACATGTAATCTTTCATCCACACTTAAGGAAGTTTCAGTGAGTGGCCCAAAAAGATGACGTCCCTACCTAcaaagctcttttttttccagatgacAGAGCTGATAGCTGATTTTAATTTGCTGTGGCTCACAGGTCTGGTggcattcatttcatttcaattgcTAAAGATCTGCTTTAAGTCATGGCACAAGCACAGCCCGTCCAGAACatctgagagagagagctgttgATGTAGAGAGTTTAGTGACTGATGTGAGGACAAAGTCATTTCTCAAACTTGTGACCTCAACCCTTGAAAACCTGCAGGAAATCCCTTTTTCCAACCTATAGTCAAGTGTGCAGTAGTTGCCTCTCTGAGGACACTGGGAGGATTACCAGACGGCCATGGTATCATAAAAAAAGACCAGAATGTTTTAAGGCATCAATGGACGGGGCCACAGAAAAGGCCGACGAGCTCTGGAACACCTCAGCAGGAAGTCAAACATTCACAGCCGATCTGCGCGTTCCCAGTCCTGATCTCTGTCCTCCTTCACTTCGATCCACCTGATATTAATAGGCCGACCCATCACAGATGATGTTCTGTCCTCGGCCGGGGAAGAGCTCCATCTGCCAGTACCGAGGGTCGGCATACACTatagaggtcaaaggtcagagagaACAACCATCAACAGTGTGTTTATACCAGAAAAACTTCAGTCACAAATTTTCCAAACTATTTTTTGTGAGCACAaagaaatatatacaatatattcaGAGGCTctgattaaatgtattcatgtatttgtgtgttggaTTTATGTCACCTGGTGatgttaatttctgttttttattgtgttccCAAAGATATTTTAACTCTTTTATCTTATGTTTGTGGACATAAATAAGGCAGCAAGTGTTACCCATGTCTCCAGGTGTCAGCCACAGGTTGAAggagctgcagtgtttctgaCAGCGCTGGACAGGCAGAACTCGAACTGTTGGCAGCCCCTCACCCACCACGAGCCAGCCCAGCACCCCAACACCCTGGAACACAGACAGCAACTCCACATTACAACACAGGGCTGTTGTTGTGTTGAACTTCAAGAATACTGTTCCATCATTTAGGTACAACACTGTATTCAGGCCTTTCTCAGTGACGAGACATCTGAACTCACCTTGCTCTGAGAGTTTGTGCTGTGGGTGACCAGGCAGCGCTGCAGGATGGTCCCAGCACTGTCCAACAAGGGGCAGAGCTCAGCCTTCGGGAAGAGCCACCTCAACACCTTCTCCCTGGTCCCAGAACTGAACCTCCTACAGAAACCATACAGACCTTTAATCAGCAATCCCAATCATTAGCAGTGCACTGATATGATACTGAAGTTATTTAACAGATCAAATGCAGCTACATGTGACCTATATTAAACACTGGTTCTCTTCTGACACTCGAGTTAAGACTTTGACTTTACCAGAGCAGGGTGAAATTGGCAGGTCCTTGAGGGAGGCCGAGGTTGTTGTTCTGCAGACCATCATCCTCCTCCAGCAGAATGGACATAGAGGCTGAATGGGATAAGTAGAGCTCCTCAAGCTGCTGCCGCTGGACAGTAAGGGACTCCCCACCCTGCAGAGACCAGTATGTACACACATACTCCTGTTAAACACATCTGTTTCCACACAGATTTGTAAAGTCAGCAACGATACTTCTGCAATGACTAACTGTGGTGGATCAACTAACAAATGTCATCCTCTGAGAAGAGTGTCTGTCAGGAATGTGATGTATTATAAATCTAATGTTCAATCTTGTCCTCAGATTCTGGACAACACAGCAGACTAATAGATCGTTCACACTGCAAagattataataaaacattcagcCGGTCACACAAGCTTACTTTTTTGAGATTCTGGATTACTTTGAATCTGGTACAGAGTCACTGACTTAACAGGTTTGTATGTTCTGCATTTATCACAGCCTGATTTAATCCTGATTTGTCAggaacaaagtgaaaataattcaaaatgatATCAATCACACAACCCGAGCCCAAATTATTCAGggattctttttcattttgataaaatttgaactgactgaaatatgttttacaGTGAGCAGAAAAGCAGCATCTGTTTCTATTTCCCCTTTAATTGTAACTTTGGTGGCATATACGTAATGACTTCAGATGGTCACCGCTGACCatgtttgacctctgaccttcagcAGGACAAGTTGTGGCCCCCGCCGCAGAGTCACAGTCCCTCTGAGGCTCTCTGGGACTTCCAGCACCGAAGAGATCTCTGCACATCCCGAACAGTTCACCAAATTCTGCCTGAGAGAGCCGGCACTCCACCATTCATGGAAACCTGCAACcagcacacacatttacagaataATAATTTGAATTAACTGTAAAAACCATGCATGAGGATGAATCTTGCCCTGACCTGTGCTGACAGGTAAACAGACATACATGTTTTAGTAAATACATTAACTAATACATAAAACTGTGTTCGTATCTGTGCGTGTGAGATAAAATAGatataaagacagacagagtgatCACATTTCAGACCTTGCAGATTGTACTTTTTGGCAATAGGTAGGGACAGCAGGCGGACGTGACTCAGGGGGGATGACCAGTTGTAACAACCCAAGTTGACCAGACCCAGTTGGGGGGCACTCTGAGGGTAGGTGAAGgccagcaccaccaccagcaggaAGCCCACTGCcaacacaaactgtgaaaacCACAAGGGAATCATCAACACTGGCAGTTGCTCACTTAATTGGAACACACATAGTACAACAACCAAGTCAGCAGgaaaataatgttgttttaaagtgtttcacAGAACTATGTTTCTCTATTGGTTGGATTTCAATCCTTTCATGATTTCAACAATATTTTTCCACACTTCATTTTAGAGTTTGACCAAAGCAAATGTGCAGTTTCACTAATCTGAGTTAGACAAAGCATGTGTGTAAAGTTACTGTTATTTTGGTGCAAATTTCTGCAGAGTGCTGTattgcaaaaacatttacagtatactgtTTTCAAACTGGATCACTGTCGACAAAAAGTAACAAAGAGCAAATTTCCACAGTGGAAACTAAAGTAAGTAACTCTGATCTAGCATTGGTAAAGATAAGAAACCTCTGACAAAAGAACGGAATCAGGGTAATGTAAGACATTTCAGACGATATAAGCTGCCTTTGTTATGTGTTATTTTGATTCTGCAGTGTAATATTAACGCTGGCGGGCCTGACCTTGATAGTTGCTCTCAGGATGGGGAACTGGGGAGGTTCTCTTCTGGGCTCATTGGTCTCCAGGACCTGCTTGATGAATCTCTCGATCTCCCTCTCCGACATGCCATAGCGGTAGCCCGACTGGCGGAGAATGTCAATGCTCTCGGACAGTTTGTCGTAGATACACGGCTCACTCATCGTCGTTCCCATGACTTTGATCAGAAATTTGATAGTAGATTGTCTGTCAAACTAGTTGGTTTTCAGCTGCTGTGGGTTCCCGGAGCatgatgtctgctgtgaaaagcCATTGGAATAATTTACTGACACTTCATAACCAGGCTGTTATTAAACTTTATGTCATCAACCATCTGCATGGAAAATACCCCGTTTGCTGCAAGACAAACAACACTACTTTGACTTTGGCTCGTGACCCAGTAAGTTAACGTTAATGCTAATACACAAGTGGCACAATTTGGCCTCGTAATCAGGCGTAAATTCAAACTCGGagcaaaaacaatgaaatgccACAATATAAACTAATACGGAAATTTGGTTAAACAGATGAGTGAAGGATAAATCCTAAATAAACCAGAGTTACATCATATGTCGAGGGCAAAAACCCAGAGTTACAGTGTTGACGTAAACTATAACGTTACTGACAGCTAGCTTGTCTTTGCTATTCTTAGTTAAAACTTTTGAGTCTACTCCAGAAACAAACGGAAATCCTCACCTTAAAATTAAATCCAGCGCCGAAGTGGAGAGTCAATCGTCTCTCAAATTcatatcataaaataaatagaacttttaaaaaaataaactacgTTTCGAGAATGGCTGCCATTAGCGGACAGTGTACTTCCGCTTCTTCCTTCTTCGTTGGTGTTTTTCGGCAGCTGGCATCGAGCATGCTCGGTGTTGTACTGCCACCCAGTGTCTGATTGAACAGCTGTCTTAATCACATCTCTGAGACCACATTTTGATTCTTTTGCATTGTCTCACAACATGGTTGGATGCTTTCCTGTGAAAATTAAGTGTCCTATCTAGGTTTCTGCATCATATTCTTATCCATTATCCACTTTGTCATTGGTCATAATGCCCATACACAATGTGCTGGGACCCACAGGAATATACCCTCCCCCTTATTACACAGTTGTTTGCAGGACCTTGTGGATTAAgtcttttcagctctgtgatgttGCAACTCCAGTGCCTGGAATTACTGACACAATGAGTCATGTCACACTCTGTTAAAATGGAGTTTGTTCTGTCCACTGAGTTACCATCAGCACAACATACAACTCATCTGTACATATGTGTAAGAAGTTCTTTTTTGAATCTCAAGGTTGAGTTCTTAGACTACAGTAGCTGCTCCTGTGATGCCTGTGGTGACTTTTACAGTGCAAGAGTAATCAGATAAATAGTTGTGAACAAGATGTTttagattctcagtcatccaggtcaagGCTTTTTATTAGAAGTTTATTGTATGCATCTACTTTTCATATAGGCTGAAACATATGAGTTTACAGTGAATTAGTTTGTTTGCCCAAAATATCAGTTAATTAGCACAAAATATTAACCTGTGCTAGTACCTGCAGTCATAAACATCTGTTTGTAGCCAATCACAGGACAGAGAAAGGCCTTGATTGAGACCAAAGTCAGGCAGATCTACCAATGACAGCGCAGAACGTGCAGAGAAGTCCCGCCCACTGCCTCCGTAGATTGTGCAACGATGAAACAGCAGGAACAGCaggatttatttacttttgttcaTCAAGTGGGTTGGATTTAGTTTTCTTAACCACAGCAGGAAATCAGACACCAGTGTGAagtatttatgtcttttaatgTGTTGGTATATATTCCAGAGTAAACAGATAAATAGTTGTAAAGATGACGTTAATAATTAatcctgttctgtttttgttctaaaataaaatacgCCATGCAATGCAACTTTAGTCATCCTGAACGAAATTCTTGTGTCAACATAATATTGACGAATAACAGCATATAAAGAATTAACAAAGAATAACACTAGAATAATTGAATAATATCTGTATGTTGGTGTATATTAATATTCGAAGTATTAAGATATACTTTGAATATTAGTAATCAATTTCAATAAAAGTATAATAGAAAATTCAATCTAAGctaaaaatgttatgtttacattaaattacacttctgtgttactgtgacagcattttattttgaaggtcttGGAGGAAGTGCTCGTCGTTGGCGCTGTGACCTGATGTAACGTGTCCTGACAGGCGGTAACGTTTCTCACTCCAAACTCGACTCACTTTTACAATTTAttcttaaataaaaagtcataatcgtcatctctctctccacagaggaCGTTTGGTTGAACTGGTTAAACTCGGTTTAGACTGGTGTTCTGTTTGCGGTCAGCGTGTTGTTGTTAGCGGAGGTCAGCGGGTCTCCAGCTCAAACTAGTCCGCCGTCAAGATGCTTTCATCGGGCAGGACCGTCTCCTCTCGGCTGCTCAGGCCGGCCTCGTGGCTCCCTCTCCGGCAGGGGTCTGAGGGGAGGGCCGCTAGCTCCCAGCAGAAAGGTAACCACACTCTGGAGCAAATTAATCTGTTTATCAGCTCCGGAGCTGCTAGCATGAAGCTAATCCCAAAGTGACGCAGTTTTATTAATAGAGAGAGGAAACTTC contains the following coding sequences:
- the c5h6orf89 gene encoding bombesin receptor-activated protein C6orf89 homolog yields the protein MGTTMSEPCIYDKLSESIDILRQSGYRYGMSEREIERFIKQVLETNEPRREPPQFPILRATIKFVLAVGFLLVVVLAFTYPQSAPQLGLVNLGCYNWSSPLSHVRLLSLPIAKKYNLQGFHEWWSAGSLRQNLVNCSGCAEISSVLEVPESLRGTVTLRRGPQLVLLKGGESLTVQRQQLEELYLSHSASMSILLEEDDGLQNNNLGLPQGPANFTLLWRFSSGTREKVLRWLFPKAELCPLLDSAGTILQRCLVTHSTNSQSKGVGVLGWLVVGEGLPTVRVLPVQRCQKHCSSFNLWLTPGDMVYADPRYWQMELFPGRGQNIICDGSAY